The genomic stretch CAAATACGAGGTCATTTTCAATAAAATCAAAAATCCCATTGCTTTTTGCATTCTCAAGGAGCAGAAAAAGACCTGCATTTGATGTTAGATTCTTAGCTTTGAAATCAATTTTATTAATCATAATTAGAACCCCTTTTTACTACTTTTCTTACTATTATTTTACCATATATCGAGTCATAAAAGCTGATAATTTAACATATTTTTGAGCACTTTTCTTTCACCCAATGGGTGAAAGCTGAATTTCGAAGGAACGCATATTTATCAAGGCTTTGATTATGCTTTTTGAAGTACTGACGTAGAATCTAGGTTTAATATAAGGTCCATTGCTGCGACTACTCGATTTATGGATGGCGTGGGAAAAGACTTCTTTCCCTGTACCACTTTCACCAAGGATAAGGATTGTCGAGGTTGTTTGCGATGCTCGCTTAGCTAAGGATTTTGCCTTTTTCATGGTTTGGCTCTCACCAATTATGTCATCAAAAGCGAATTTAGATGAATGAAGCTTACCGAATTCTTCTTTGTAGTAGGCTAAATTTTCTTCGAGTCTCATGACTTTCTTAGCAAATGTTTTGGCTATCTCCATATTCTTAAATAAGGTCTTTGCCAGTGCACCAACAACTTTACCCTCACGTTCAATCGGAACACTCATAATAATAAAATCGCGATTGTTAATATGCCAGGTTTCCGCAAATTGAGCCTTGCCTGATTTTAGAATTTGTGGAAGATTGGAATTCCGACTTATATCTTGTATCTTTTTACCAATGACATCCTTTGCCTCAAGCTCCATAACATCTAAGAAGAATTGATTCATTAGAATGACCGTTTCCTGATCATCAATAACGACCATTCCTTCATAGGAATTTTCAACCACAGCTTCTAAGGTTGCCATAAGCTTTTCATTGGAGCTTAAACGATGCGTCACCTCTTCCAGTTCGGTAATATCTTTGAATACTGCCACTGCTCCGAGTACTTTCTCCCCGAGGATGATAGGTGAAAAATCAACATTCGTATTCAGTACTCCAAAAGTCATTCGGACACCTCGAAGCTCTCGGCCCGATACCAGTGCTTTATAGGTTAAAGAATCAGGAAAAAAATCTTGGATGGGCTTACCAAGGACTTCTTCAGCATGGAAACTCAAGGTCTTCTCCGCTGATGGATTGTAAAATATTATTCGTCCATTAGCGTCAATAGCCACTACGGCGTTATGAACAGAGTGAATGATTTGGTTAATATAATAGTCGAGGTCTTTTAATAGTTCGAGCATGATATGTAAGTTGTCCTGTAGTTTTAACTCCCCTAAAAATTGTCCATTTTGGCGAACCACATAGGCAGCCGGCCATTCTTTACTTATGACATGACCAAGATTAAAGAGAAGACCATTTTCTTCAAAGAGCAACCACTCTGTTTGTCTAATCAGTGAGTCGACGGAAGCGGC from Desulfitobacterium dichloroeliminans LMG P-21439 encodes the following:
- a CDS encoding PAS domain-containing protein, with protein sequence MKGFVSSGLSLLENQKLILSPDYLQEGTLLNEALSLILDEGLTRIAVVNEEGYLQGVIEAADILNSFAKGIYDPAASVDSLIRQTEWLLFEENGLLFNLGHVISKEWPAAYVVRQNGQFLGELKLQDNLHIMLELLKDLDYYINQIIHSVHNAVVAIDANGRIIFYNPSAEKTLSFHAEEVLGKPIQDFFPDSLTYKALVSGRELRGVRMTFGVLNTNVDFSPIILGEKVLGAVAVFKDITELEEVTHRLSSNEKLMATLEAVVENSYEGMVVIDDQETVILMNQFFLDVMELEAKDVIGKKIQDISRNSNLPQILKSGKAQFAETWHINNRDFIIMSVPIEREGKVVGALAKTLFKNMEIAKTFAKKVMRLEENLAYYKEEFGKLHSSKFAFDDIIGESQTMKKAKSLAKRASQTTSTILILGESGTGKEVFSHAIHKSSSRSNGPYIKPRFYVSTSKSIIKALINMRSFEIQLSPIG